In Phaseolus vulgaris cultivar G19833 chromosome 3, P. vulgaris v2.0, whole genome shotgun sequence, the sequence ATTAGTgtaaatattttactttatcaactcattaaaaataatattagatatcacttaaaaaaaatgctattgaattcaataaatttaaaattataccaTTTAATAGTAGTGTAAAAAGTATTAATTCAACGaagaaaatgtatttaaattgtttttaaagagTAATTTGAAATTGCACTTAATACGTTTTGATATATAATAGAAGAAACAAGGCCTTGTAAATAATTGATTGTTATGTTTTGGTTAAAAACAGATATAAAATCCATAAACATATTCATGGTTACTTAGAACAATGGTAATTGTTTTCAAACGGGTTTTGAGACTAAGAGAATTATAAGAATTGTTCTTCTACCTCTCTAGCCGATTGGTTAGTTTgcatttttgtttctcttcaaaATAGCTCATTTCTTTTCTCTACTCACTTTACTCTTCGATCATCTTCGTGTATACAGActcggatggtacctgcagaaTTCACTTTGGTGATGAAATCAGATTTAGTATTCGGCACTCGATATTTTGAGTATTGTGTAATGAAGCATCTGATTCTTAGAAtttgtgatatttatattattttgatgagTATTTTTTATTGGATCGGATTATAAAGTTTAATCacatttaaaaatacattatctAACCGTGATGACCGGGTTCCAAACTGTCGGTCGGGCAGAGATTACTCTAACGTAATAATTTTTGAAAGATGAATTGTAGATGTACTCATTTTAGTAGAGTACTTCCCATGTGGATATAAATAATCATAGATGAATTCAGCCAATCTGTGAACAGTAGCTGATAAATTTTGTGAACTGGTAAAAGAAATGATGTAAATTAACTGAAACATAAGTCTAAAATATAGGTAGCGTGTTTGACTTCACATCTAAATTAAGAATCtaataattatagtttttatagCCTAAGATTTATTGGTGTTTGTGGTCCTACGGATTTCCAACCACACTATCTGTAATTTCTTCCGTACATGCAGACAAAAGGAAACCGATTACTTTTAGCTAGATCCGCAATGCGTGCAACTATGCTAAGTTGTGATTCAATTATTATGGCAACTCTAAAGAAAAGCCGCAAAATACTTCTTCTAAATCCACCTCTGCAATCTCTATATATTCCCTCTGCTTTCCTAATCACTGCTACTCAAACCACTTCTACAACACGCACTTCACAAAAATCAGTGAAAACCACcatcaaatacttcaaaattgtGACACCCATTTATCATCAGTAACACAAActtgttttattatttacataattatgAAATAAGGTTTCATTCATTGGCATGTACAGTACATTGAAATTGATTCCTTCCCAAAACTTGATCATTCAATTTTATGAACGGCCAGTCCAGAACAAAACCCTGGAAATAGATCTTtgcttgcacccaccctttccaTTTGGTCATGCTGAAGACTTATGTTCAACATGTTCCACATCACCTCAACATCTCTGTACCCACACATTCGCACATCATCACGAAGCTTCAACAACCCCCCACTCATTCTCCCACAATCATTGGAGTATTCACCGGTTCCACCAACTCGGCCACCAGAAATCCCTGTTAAGGTAAACCCACCCATGATTACAAGTAGCAATAATGAATATTTAAAACAGAGAGATAGAAGGATAGAAAGGACCCACTTGATTTGCGAAGCTTGATACGAGCAGAGAGTGCAATCCAAGTTTTTGTGATCTTATGCCACCAACCCATGTGAGAAGTGAACAGAGAAATAAGGCATAGAATAAGGTTAATTTGAGAGAATAGGTAAGAGAGAGGGATATATATGAAGAAAAGGGgtttatttaatttgaaaagaGAAAGGCACCGAAACCCATAACACGTTGGTTGATGGAATGCCAAGCGTCTGGTGTTGCTGCTATAACACTTGAAGTACTATGTTCGTATGTATGATGTGGTTTGTTTGGTTTTGTATGTTTTGTTCTGGATTTACCTCTCCTTTTCTTTTTACCAAATATTAATAATGCTTCCACTTAGGCTCCTCTTGTCACTTTCACTCATTCATTCTCACCACTCCCCACCCTCTTCTTCTCTATTTACTCTTCCCcccttaataataataatttcttatttaataCTTTACAAATTATTGAACCAGTTACTGTCTAATTGCAGTTActcactttatttttttactttttagagtctattgtatttaaaattcattttattttaacttaataaattataaatagcATTAATGAAATTATCGCCTATTCAATTCAAATCAATCAGTTAAGTTGGAATAATGTGTTAGTCAACATTCTTTATGATTCTTTATTTACATTATATTGCTTGGAAATCAACGTGTacatgtttttaacaaatatattaattagGTCACCTTAAAAAATGAATTGCACAGAGTGTTacgtaataaaaataaagtcaCTACTTTTCGAAAATATAAAcgtaatttcttttaaaaatattattttaagtatAATTATTATTCGGTAAAAAGTAACaacttataaatttataaacggTTTGACTTATCAGACTCACGCAAAAACAATGACTCTTCTAATTCaaaccataattttttttttcatcaaattttaactattttatgtACTTGTTCGCATGGTTAATCATTTTCATATACTATATTTGATACTTTTCGACAAagttaaaaaagttaaatagtTATTTGTCTCTTTAATATTATGGAGaatttatttttggaaaatttaTGTGAGAGCTGTAATTCTACCAGATTTATTATTGAAATGggtaaaatattgttttattacATATATAGATGAGTGGTGTTGATGTTCACccttctaaaaaaattatcagaTGCTCATACAATTTTATTTAGGGTGTGCTTAAATTAGGAcccatattttttatacaattctattacaatttttaatattattattttaatatatttttcatattatttaattctaaacttgtcttttattatatatatttatttttaaactcatcACATCAAAAGTTGTATACAATTCTAAGAATTGTCAAACTATCATTTTCTGATTTAGAAAAAAGATGTGTAGGAATTTGAGAGAGTGGATGTGTAGGGATTTgagagagtggatgtgtgaggatttgcaataaaaatgtgaaaaaagtTAGTGTGTTTAGATTAAGGTATATTAGGATGGGTATGTGAGTAAAGTTGgttgaagtttgtgagtgattgGATGGTTGtgagaaattttattttatttttaaatgtgtaaaatgtaagtttagaAATTTAATATTGCCTTTAAAAATAGatgaataatgaaatatgaagTATGTTATgtagatttaatttaattattttttttaaattatttttagtacagttaaataattatttaaaaaaacatgagTTCTTTATATTGTTAGaacataaattttgaaatttttttaaataatttttattgttttttattatatgtaattgttaattaaatatttgtaaattgTTACTGTAATCTCATGTATACACTTGTTCACATTTCTTAACAAATTATTGAATCCAAACTAAAGATATTCTCTCGTTTTCGTCTTCGTAAATAGTAAATTATACGactatttttcaaaatgaaatCGTCCTAGACCTACACAACTTTGcttagtataataaaaaattatttttaatattaatttacgTTGTATTAAGGGTAAGTATATGGTTACACCAAAGTCATGACACGATTTCAATTTACCAAAGTGAAAAAATCATTCTAACATAAGACGATTATAGATTTTTTATGTCATTTTCTATGtagatttttatatttgttaccTGTAAGTTGTATGCTATTTAATTTCTGTTTTCAATGATTAGGCATTTTATCCATGTGTTGTTGGGAAAAAACAATGATATAGAATCATTGTGTTTCAGGAGTGGTGGGATGtagatttcaaaattaaaaatattaaaattcatgTTGTGATGATTTCTCAACTCGGTCGGGGATTCAAAGCTCTTATTATAGAGTAAGATAATTATTGTCacctaaaatttatttatctttgtGTATTGTGCAGTAACATATGTTGgattcatattttttaagagTTCTTTTCTTTTATCCCCAGATTGTACAGAGGAAAGGTTGGGCTGGATGTCGTACAAGCACAACATTTGATGAATGGTCTTGATTGGCAGGGCGCTGCGAAGGATATTCGTGTCTTAGTTTAACTGGTTTAAGTCAAATGATTCAAAGAAGGTTCCAACCTATTCGTATTCATGTGTTGTGAagacacattttttatttaaaccaCCTTCTTAACTACTACACCAAATTCCTAATGTGTTGAAATGTGTCAAAATAGACATTGTGTAAAACATCCTATCTCGAAACAACttctttattttgataaattgaAGTGGTATAATAGTATCACCATTTCAATATAACCATCCACAACAAACATTATTTACACTTACACGACTTCAATTaacataacaaaaatatgtTATGTTAGATTAAGTAAAATCGTATCAAATAAATCATATAATTTCAAAAGGGTGAACATGACTtatctatataaataataataaaaattacttaatttttcCATTCATTTCCACCCTTAAAAAAGAAATTTGATATCATATCTACAGTGATGTGGATAGATAATGCATTGTAGTAGTGTAGTTTATTCACTCAATTCAAATATGAGGCTAGGCACAACGGAGCCGATCCCAACCCCATTCTTTTCATGCCGCCGCCACTTCCCAACACTTCAACTTCACATACCCGCCGGACCAACGTCGCGCCGCCGCCGCCGTAATTGGGTCGTCTATTCAAGCCGTCAGAAACCGCCGACTCCAATTTATAGCAGCGTCATCGAGAGGTGTGTGTCTGTGTGTACGTTTTAAAGTGCCGGCTAATGGTCCATGTTGTCATGGTTGTGATCTGTGAAGCTAAGTAGCACTTCCTTTTCTTCAGGGCCTTAAGGAGAGGAATTTGGCCAACACGTTTTGATATCTTGTGGAAATGGCTTTCTAGATTTGTCTCCTTATACTTGCTATCTCTCAATCTCGCTGCTGCTGCAGCGTCTGATTATCCAACTCCCTCTTCTTATCCCTGTGAGGACATTAGCAATTACTATACTCCCGTGAAGAATTTAGGATTGACGGGTGAAGCACTGAAGAGACAATTGAATAGCATCATTGCCCCACACCATTCCTTGTCCTACCGAGAGGTCACTGTGGGTTTAAATATACATGCTTTGTctatttttattcaaatcttGTGTAACTTGTATCCTTTCCTGAACAGAAATGTTTGTGTAGCTAACAGGTGTGGGATGCCCTTAAGGTTCTTGATGCTGCTGATGTTAATAACCCAGAAGCTTCATCCGAAATGTATGGACTTGTCTTGGCTTTGAATCCTTAGCTTCTTTTTATGTAACTAATTATCAAGATGTGCAGAGTTGAAATTTACTCCTTGAGAGTTGTCCCAAAACGGTTATCAGGAAAACCAGAGGGATGGAATAGTGAGTCAACTAATCAATTTGTTAGACTTACCATGATGTTAGTTTCTCGCTATCATTTAGTATCATGTACTTTGTTACATTTGATTTTTTGCTAGTTTCTAACATGGtcatatatttgtatataaagGGTGAAATGCAATGTGTTTAAATACGGAAAGATACATGTATTTTTTGTCATGATACTCCTAGTTAGGCCATTAATCAAGCAGCAAAGATGCAATGTGTCATGATACAAATATAAGaaacttatttatataattttgtttgacAGGGGAACATCTATGGCCTCGTTCTTATGGGCTGACTAAAGGTCCATCTTTGACTGACTTACATAACATTCGCCCTGCTGATGTAAATGGTAAGGAAAGTCACTGCTCCATATACTTACTAGTCAAGACACAATTTCACTTGCTGATGTGCCAAGTATCTCTCAGTCAATGCATCAAGGGGGAACAAGTACTATGGTGAATGTGTTACTAGCTCAACCAAATGTTTGAGGCCAGCTAACAAAGAAGCTGCTTTCGACACTGAAACAGACAAGCAGAAGTGGGCACCACCTATGCAGGTCATATTTTCTGTCATCTTTGTAAATTATCATTTTCAAACCTTTATAGTTGATACCATGTCTTGCTTGAAATTTGATGAATATGATGCTCGGTAGTTCTTAGAGAGGCCAATCTAGAGTAGTTCTTAAAAGTTATTCTAAGTTTCCCATGAGTTATTTTATGAACTTGAAATTCAGGATAGGTGTTGCTTCAGTGGTTATGACTTGTGAGTATGATACCTGTCTAAATTTTAGAATTAGCAATTAAGGGTAGCTATTAAAATTCTTACTTCTTTTATCTAGAAACAAACTTGAAATTTTTATCTAAACATTATATTTtctcataaaatattttaaattctaaattaaaaagaaagttgTATAAATACACTAATTTTTACAACTAACTTGTATGTTGCAAACTAATAACAACAGTTAAAGGAACAAGATAGATGAAGAAAGTCTTTATATTGTGCTTCTTGATTTGGACAATTGTTAGTGATAAAATTTGTTGAAGTTAACCTAATCTCAGGTTAGAGGGGATATAGCAAGGGCATTAATGTACATGGCAGTCTGTTATGGGTTCCAGCAACCAGGGCAAAGTCCAAGTCTTCGACTCTCAGATACCCCTAACATTGGTATGTTGAACTTGAACACTTTAGTCctttcattaatattatttaaggtAAAAATGATGAGAACttgatgaaaataatattatgtacAGAAAATAGGGAGATGGGACTCCTTTCCATTTTATTAAAATGGAATGAGGTTGATCCACCTTCAAGGGAAGAAAAACTAAGAAATGAGAGGATCTGCAAATTTTATCAGCATAATCGGAATCCTTTTATTGATCATCCTGAGTATGTCAATCTTATATGGAAGTAAGGTTATTGAAGACATGCAAAGCAGGGTAAATGAGGCGAAAATTTAGAAAAGTGGAGAAGGACAAATGGGTGTTGATCTAATGCATTGGGAAAGGAGGAAAACAACTCAAGACCCAAAATAACAAACATGAGGTTGAGGGAGTACAATTGGTGTGGCAAGTAATATTAAAGTTCATTCTAAGAGAGAGAATGCAAGGAAGGAATGGTTCTTCTAATCATCTCTCTAATTTTTCAATCGTGGATACTTTTAgtcacttattttattttatttaaagagCCGATGTCACTTATTTAAATAGCGGATGTGTgactaaaatttgaaaaaaatagatTGTTTCGATTCAGTTATGTTTGAGAAAAGTTTATGAGTGGTGtgaaaaaattttaaatttttttaaagtgtaaaatgttagtttacaaatttactcttgtctattaaaaaaaattaataataaaatgagttattttttaaaaaataaacaactttcacatattcgtagatttaaaaattataattaaaaaaatatatattcaataaattaaataaaaacaaaaatttaagtaatttattaaaatattaaacatgtactataaaattgaaaaataaatcagatcttatataaataaaaaaatattattttttaatattaaaaacaatgttataattaaaaataaaaaaatactagaacaacaaaaataaaatgtaattaacaatagaaaagaatttcataacaaattattatcaaataaattataacttataaacataataattatacacaaaaatatattaatataaacacaacaacaaattaaataaaaatagaacatcaagtctttttttaaaatattaagaggaaaataaatcacatcttatataaaaaaaatactattttttaatattaaaaatccttgcagtaatggaaaataaaaaaaatactataacaGTAGAATAAATAAGGGTAAATTCGGAAATAATACATGCTGACGTGATTTTCCCTttacatctcttcattttgcaCGGAGAGGATATTTATTGTTCACAGGTATATCCTATAATTCTCTTCCCCACAAAACCCTATATTCAAATGACAGATATCCTCTCACTTCTTTACCTGTGAACCGTACATTCACAAAAACAAACATGTCCTTAGTAATTTTTCtgcattttatttcttaatttgttATCTTGTTAATAGTCATTACTTTCATTGTAAGAAAATCCtttaataataacatatattacagagtttatataaaattatattttcatcattcattACATTTACATTTGTTACTTTCATTAAGTCATAATGGAGAATAATCACTTAAATGAACTTTTAACCGATATTAAAGACTTGCTAAAAAAACTATGAAAAAGAGAGATACGAAGAGTTGACTGTGAAGTTCTTGTTGAACAATCAATTTATAACCTTACAAGATGAATTATCCAAATTTCCAAGTCTGGTACAATttactaatttaaaaagaatGTATAATACAAATGTCATAATTGAGTTATTTATCCTACAAACTCTACAACAAAACTCAATTAGTTAACTTTGATAAAATGAACACAAAATTTCTTATGGAGGAGATAGAAAGTTAGATGGAGGTACAACCAACAAAGTAATTCAACGAGGCTAGATGAATTGTGGTGTGATTatcacaaatttaaaaaactttACTAGTCATATTCGTATATGCTTGCTACATGCAAATACACATAACAATTTCACGATGTACATGGCTCATGCTTATACtttaaaataagtatttaagGTCCATGGAAAGCTAGTTAGAGAACCTAAACATGAAGATTATTGGCCAAACCAACTTACACGGGGTCAATTTTGTGCCCAAATCCACAAATGGAAAGAACTAAGGGGTAGCCAAAATAGAATAAAACCTCGAGAATCATCCAATGATTAGATTTAACAATTGAAGAAATTGTCTGGTTCTATcttttaagaattaagaaagaCAAAAAAACTTAAGATATTAACTACTAAACACTAATTTGATCTATAAGATTATATAGGTGAAAGTTTGAATCAAAGAGTAAAACAAGAACATGAATATAAGATAAGAACAAGAACATGAATATAAGATAAGAACAAAAACAagagaaaggaaaaaataaaaaaataactttagaaAATTTCTCACTTAGCATGAATTTTATTTAAGAGGATTATATAAGTGTGAAGGTTTGCTTTAAGAAAGTAtgataaacaaaaacaaagtaagacaaactcaaaataAGGAATAAGATAAATTcaataatatgtaaaaataattaaaaaataaaaagaaataactaaTAAGAGAATGAAGGTCGTCATGCTACTTGGAAAAACTTCAAGATATTTGTTGATATGTATTGGTTACTTGATTCAATGATGTAAAATAATAgtcaatcaagaagaagaaaagtctctctctcacacacaaaataactttaaaaactCTATCATTTCATTTAATAGTCaaaaaattttacaaaaaaaattgacataTTTATAACCTTTCAGTCCAAAATTTTAGGTTTAAATGCAACTTAAATGTGCCTTGTAATCAAATGCAAATTCAAATCTATAATACCTAATCTAATGACAAAACATTTAAACTAATATAaggagggaaatttgaatttcaaaatttaaaaaacaaagatAGACATCAAAGAGGTTTGCCGAATTCTAGTTATGTTTACCATACTTGCTTCATGCATCTCTTGCATCTTTAGTTACATGTTTTccatgtcttcttctccttgTGTTTGTTCGAGAATGATGTGAGCTTTAATTAAGCTTTGTTGACTA encodes:
- the LOC137807236 gene encoding uncharacterized protein isoform X1; its protein translation is MHCSSVVYSLNSNMRLGTTEPIPTPFFSCRRHFPTLQLHIPAGPTSRRRRRNWVVYSSRQKPPTPIYSSVIERALRRGIWPTRFDILWKWLSRFVSLYLLSLNLAAAAASDYPTPSSYPCEDISNYYTPVKNLGLTGEALKRQLNSIIAPHHSLSYREVTVWDALKVLDAADVNNPEASSEIVEIYSLRVVPKRLSGKPEGWNREHLWPRSYGLTKGPSLTDLHNIRPADVNVNASRGNKYYGECVTSSTKCLRPANKEAAFDTETDKQKWAPPMQVRGDIARALMYMAVCYGFQQPGQSPSLRLSDTPNIENREMGLLSILLKWNEVDPPSREEKLRNERICKFYQHNRNPFIDHPEYVNLIWK
- the LOC137807236 gene encoding uncharacterized protein isoform X2, translating into MHCSSVVYSLNSNMRLGTTEPIPTPFFSCRRHFPTLQLHIPAGPTSRRRRRNWVVYSSRQKPPTPIYSSVIERALRRGIWPTRFDILWKWLSRFVSLYLLSLNLAAAAASDYPTPSSYPCEDISNYYTPVKNLGLTGEALKRQLNSIIAPHHSLSYREVWDALKVLDAADVNNPEASSEIVEIYSLRVVPKRLSGKPEGWNREHLWPRSYGLTKGPSLTDLHNIRPADVNVNASRGNKYYGECVTSSTKCLRPANKEAAFDTETDKQKWAPPMQVRGDIARALMYMAVCYGFQQPGQSPSLRLSDTPNIENREMGLLSILLKWNEVDPPSREEKLRNERICKFYQHNRNPFIDHPEYVNLIWK